In the genome of Fusarium fujikuroi IMI 58289 draft genome, chromosome FFUJ_chr02, one region contains:
- a CDS encoding related to 3-phytase precursor: protein MVGSSLVGLLAVVFQICFVKAVDVDVAVSAYTSEVESDWTAVYYSDRNPLLIGNDGGPDKGGFHVYDLNSKAPLKEVAAKTPGRSKLVTTVYDVNKKDIIVTIAQPDSIVRAYEMPKFKQIRDADFKVLGDWSALCSWKSPAGNDYVFLFGKGQAVQLLLQETKKSFEFVQIQTFPTDFETSGCAVSRSESRMYISTDDDKSVYAFSLKESTKVPKITKVGKAEDDVTGLAVYVPKKGSDYLFVAQTDKIAVYDSSFKLKGTLSLTGQEDIEVQGLNIYQGATSKYPAGALTYAIESEDVNGFAVSSLENALKKLKIEANTKYDPRKVKTDTKTEPICKTCGGNGYCIKDKKNKCECFAGFAGSTCSSFTCTDKCSGHGKCAGPNECKCDKGWGGLHCSFLLIEPTYETESRLGDGDDPAIWISPDGPEKSRIVTTMKSGKEAGLGVFDLAGNLLQSFTAGEPNNVDMIYGFKAGNRKVDLAFAACRADDTLCLFEMLPNGTLTNIAGGIHPVVDDYKVYGSCTYKSPKSGKQYLFVNEKSARYLQYELTSTSKGELQTKLVREFQGGSGGQVEGCVSDEENGWIFLGEEPSALWRYDAEPDSKDKGVVIGKIGDGKLYGDVEGVTLVYGSKPTEGFILVSCQGVSAYNVYRRAAPHEYVTTFTLVESSDGQIDPVSNTDGITAVGTALNKDFPHGLVVVHDDANQLPNGKTSAEASFKLVSLEKILGSKVLGKKGLLDQVDKNWDPRK, encoded by the exons ATGGTTGGTTCAAGTCTCGTTGGCCTATTGGCTGTTGTCTTCCAGATATGCTTCGTCAAGGCGGTGGACGTAGACGTTGCGGTTTCTGCTTACACCAGCGAAGTTGAGTCTGATTGGACTGCTGTTTACTACTCTGATCGGAATCCTCTATTGATTGGAAATGATGGAGGACCTGATAAGGGAGGGTTTCACGTCTATGATCTCAACTCAAAGGCGCCGTTGAAAGAAGTCGCTGCGAAAACACCTGGACGCAGCAAGCTTGTCACCACTGTTTACGatgtcaacaagaaggatatcatcgtcaccatcgCTCAGCCAGATTCTATTGTTCGCGCTTATGAGATGCCAAAGTTTAAGCAGATCAGAGATGCAGACTTTAAAGTTCTAGGGGATTGGTCTGCGCTGTGCAGTTGGAAGAGTCCTGCTGGAAACGACTATGTCTTCTTGTTTGGAAAGGGACAGGCAGTTCAGCTACTCCTTCAGGAGACAAAGAAGTCATTTGAGTTTGTCCAG ATCCAAACTTTCCCTACTGACTTTGAAACGTCGGGATGTGCTGTTTCACGCTCCGAGTCTCGCATGTACATCTCTACAGATGACGACAAGAGCGTTTATGCATTTTCACTCAAGGAATCTACCAAAGTACCCAAGATCACCAAGGTTGGCAAGGCAGAAGATGATGTGACCGGCTTGGCCGTCTACGTTCCCAAGAAGGGCTCGGACTACTTATTTGTTGCTCAAACTGACAAAATTGCGGTCTACGATTCCtctttcaagctcaagggcaCACTATCTTTGACAGGACAAGAAGACATTGAAGTGCAGGGCCTAAACATATATCAAGGTGCTACGAGCAAGTATCCTGCTGGTGCACTAACATACGCCATTGAGTCAGAGGACGTCAACGGTTTCGCAGTCTCATCTCTCGAGAAcgctttgaagaagctcaaaatTGAGGCCAACACCAAGTACGACCCCAGAAAGGTCAAGACAGACACCAAGACTGAGCCAATTTGCAAAACTTGCGGAGGCAACGGCTATTGCATCAAGGACAAAAAGAACAAATGCGAATGCTTCGCTGGTTTCGCTGGAAGTACCTGCAGCAGCTTCACCTGCACCGACAAGTGTTCTGGCCATGGAAAATGTGCTGGGCCTAACGAGTGTAAGTGCGACAAGGGGTGGGGTGGTCTTCACTGCTCGTTTCTTCTCATTGAGCCAACCTACGAGACTGAATCTcgtcttggtgatggcgatgaccCCGCAATCTGGATCTCTCCTGATGGACCAGAAAAGTCTCGAATCGTCACGACGATGAAGTCTGGAAAGGAAGCTGGCCTGGGCGTTTTCGACTTGGCTGGTAACCTTCTTCAGTCTTTCACAGCTGGTGAACCAAACAACGTTGATATGATCTATGGATTCAAGGCGGGTAATAGAAAGGTCGACCTGGCTTTTGCTGCTTGTAGAGCAGATGATACGCTCTG TCTCTTCGAGATGCTGCCCAACGGCACACTGACCAATATCGCCGGTGGCATCCACCCTGTTGTCGACGACTACAAGGTCTACGGCTCGTGCACCTACAAGTCACCCAAGTCAGGAAAGCAATATCTCTTCGTTAACGAGAAGTCAGCACGATATCTCCAGTACGAGCTCACTTCCACATCTAAAGGAGAACTCCAGACCAAGCTTGTTCGAGAGTTCCAGGGCGGCAGCGGAGGCCAAGTCGAGGGCTGCGTATCCGACGAAGAAAACGGCTGGATCTTCCTCGGCGAAGAGCCCTCTGCTCTGTGGCGATACGATGCAGAGCCTGATTCAAAAGACAAGGGTGTAGTAATCGGCAAAATCGGCGATGGCAAACTCTACGGCGATGTTGAAGGCGTAACTCTCGTCTACGGCTCCAAGCCCACGGAGGGTTTCATCCTAGTATCATGCCAAGGCGTCAGCGCATACAACGTCTACCGACGAGCGGCTCCTCACGAGTACGTTACCACCTTTACACTCGTAGAGTCATCAGACGGCCAGATCGACCCCGTGTCCAATACAGACGGCATAACAGCTGTGGGAACGGCGCTGAACAAGGATTTCCCTCACGGTTTGGTGGTTGTGCATGATGATGCGAACCAACTGCCCAATGGCAAGACCAGTGCTGAGGCGAGCTTCAAGCTGGTTagtcttgagaagatcctGGGGTCCAAGGTGTTGGGGAAGAAGGGCTTGTTGGATCAGGTGGATAAGAACTGGGATCCTAGGAAGTGA